From the genome of Glycine max cultivar Williams 82 chromosome 2, Glycine_max_v4.0, whole genome shotgun sequence, one region includes:
- the LOC100807840 gene encoding choline-phosphate cytidylyltransferase B-like has product MADQSEHSKTALPPEDQDRPVRVYADGIYDLFHFGHARSLEQAKKSFPNTYLLVGCCNDQVTHKYKGKTVMTEAERYESLRHCKWVDEVIPDAPWVINQEFLDKHNIDYVAHDSLPYADASGAANDVYEFVKSVGRFKETKRTEGISTSDVIMRIVKDYNQYVLRNLDRGYSRNELGVSYVKEKRLRVNRRLKTLQEKVKEHQEKVGEKIQIVAKTAGMHRNEWVENADRWVAGFLEMFEEGCHKMGTAIRDRIQERLRGQQSRDGTLRLQNGEDDKDDDDEEYYYDDEEDSDEEYFEEYYDDDELNPQNNGKDEKKE; this is encoded by the exons ATGGCAGATCAGAGCGAGCATTCGAAAACGGCGTTGCCTCCGGAGGACCAGGACCGTCCCGTTCGGGTATACGCGGATGGCATCTACGATCTCTTCCACTTTGGCCACGCCCGCTCCCTTGAGCAAGCCAAGAAATC GTTTCCGAATACATACTTGCTTGTTGGGTGTTGCAACGATCAAGTCACCCACAAATACAAAGGCAAAACTGTTATGACAGAGGCCGAACGATACGAATCCCTGCGCCACTGCaa ATGGGTGGATGAAGTTATTCCTGATGCCCCCTGGGTTATCAATCAAGAGTTTCTTGACAAGCACAACATTGACTATGTGGCTCATGACTCTCTTCC TTATGCTGATGCCAGTGGTGCTGCCAATGATGTTTATGAATTT GTTAAATCTGTTGGGAGGTTTAAGGAAACAAAACGGACTGAAGGAATATCCACGTCAGATGTTATAATGAGGATTGTCAAAGATTATAACCAATATGTGCTGCGGAACTTGGATCGTGGGTACTCAAGAAACGAGCTTGGCGTGAGCTATGTGAAG GAAAAGCGACTGAGGGTGAATAGAAGGTTGAAAACGTTACAAGAGAAAGTGAAGGAACATCAAGAAAAAGTTGGCGAAAAG ATCCAAATTGTTGCAAAGACTGCTGGTATGCATCGGAATGAGTGGGTGGAAAATGCCGACCGCTGGGTTGCTGGATTTCTGGAAATGTTTGAAGAAGGCTGTCACAAGATG GGAACAGCAATTAGGGATCGAATTCAAGAGAGGTTAAGAGGTCAGCAGTCAAGAGATGGCACACTTCGTCTACAAAATGGCGAGGATGATAAGGATGACGATGACGAGGAGTATTATTATGATGATGAGGAGGATAGTGATGAAGAATATTTTGAAGAATATTATGATGATGACGAGCTTAATCCtcaaaataatggaaaagatgagaaaaaagaATAG
- the LOC100789461 gene encoding uncharacterized protein isoform X2: MSRVAVGGFAKAFPWMEKRGVSADAELQLADFGPDPAQTCTGNEKGDKAFRIPQSRRPNLSSLQIPARSLDIALSTFAKTDGPLVSRSSPGSTRGLPPRPNSAKVRSSMRGLLPQRSFKINTCSQDIERTGLIVPNTPPSDAPLDKPSSSTHLSLNNKVISPSTKVSHSLPVTPFATSAAENGHGRHLGCDSGLSTMEVHQHMMRSFSVPVNGKSTNLRVTDSRGLIRVISAKPHRETVGGKSTDGAFVPEIAIEDATEDIPEEQAVCRICLVELGEGGNTLKMECSCKGDLALAHQECAVKWFSIKGNRTCDVCKQDVQNLPVTLLKIYNPETLARQGSNVSQQSEIVYYSILMHDRIWQDVPVLILVSMLSYFCFLEQLLVSDLGSHALAISLPFSCVLGLLSSMIASTMVSRSFVWAYACFQFAILILLSHVFYTILNFNAILSILLSSFTGFGIAVSMNSLIMEFIGWRTSRRVQSSIENVNRTQQQHREHVQQQGQEDEGQHHLQRQQEHHLPQHGNS, encoded by the exons ATGTCACGAGTTGCAGTTGGCGG TTTTGCCAAAGCGTTTCCTTGGATGGAAAAGAGAGGTGTCAGTGCTGATGCTGAGCTCCAACTTGCTGATTTTGGGCCGGATCCTGCCCAG ACATGTACTGGAAATGAAAAGGGTGACAAGGCCTTCCGGATTCCTCAGTCCAGACGACCTAATCTATCCTCACTGCAAATACCAGCACGGTCACTAGATATTGCATTATCTACTTTTGCAAAGACTGATGGTCCTTTGGTTTCACGATCAAGTCCTGGTTCCACAAGAGGACTTCCCCCAAGGCCAAATTCAGCCAAAGTCAGGTCTTCAATGAGAGGTTTACTTCCTCAGAGGAGCTTCAAGATAAATACCTGTTCCCAGGATATTGAAAGGACAGGTCTCATAGTTCCTAACACTCCCCCATCAGATGCTCCTTTGGATAAACCTTCCTCTTCTACTCATCTGTCTCTTAATAATAAGGTTATCTCCCCATCAACAAAAGTTTCACATTCATTACCAGTTACTCCATTTGCAACTTCGGCTGCAGAGAATGGACACGGAAGACATTTAGGATGTGATTCTGGTTTAAGT ACAATGGAAGTTCATCAGCATATGATGCGATCATTTTCAGTCCCAGTTAATGGCAAATCCACTAATTTAAGGGTTACAGATTCTAGGGGCTTGATTCGTGTAATTTCGGCAAAACCACATCGTGAAACTGTTGGTGGAAAGTCAACTGACGGGGCTTTCGTTCCAGAGATTG CCATTGAAGATGCTACTGAGGATATTCCAGAGGAACAAGCAGTCTGTAGGATTTGTTTGGTGGAGCTTGGGGAAGGAGGGAATACACTTAAGATGGAATGCAGTTGTAAAGGTGATCTTGCACTTGCTCACCAAGAATGTGCAGTAAAGTGGTTTAGTATTAAGGGAAACAGGACCTGTGATGTCTGCAAGCAGGATGTCCAAAACCTCCCAGTAACACTGTTGAAAATTTATAATCCTGAAACTCTTGCTAGGCAGGGATCAAATGTGTCACAACAGTCAGAAATAGTTTATTACAG CATTTTAATGCATGACAGGATCTGGCAGGATGTACCAGTACTTATCTTGGTCAGCATGCTTTCGTACTTTTGTTTTCTAGAGCAACTACTG GTTTCAGATTTGGGATCTCATGCTCTTGCCATTTCATTACCATTCTCCTGTGTTTTAGGTCTCCTTTCATCTATGATTGCATCAACCATGG TGAGCAGGAGTTTCGTATGGGCTTATGCTTGCTTCCAGTTTGCAATTCTCATCCTGTTATCTCATGTATTTTATACTATT CTCAATTTTAATGCAATTCTCTCCATTCTCCTTTCCTCATTCACTGGATTTGGGATTGCAGTCAGTATGAATTCTCTCATTATGGAATTCATTGGATGGAGAACTAGCAGGCGGGTTCAATCCTCCATTGAGAATGTTAACAGGACACAGCAGCAGCATCGTGAGCATGTGCAACAACAGGGACAGGAAGATGAAGGACAACATCACTTACAAAGACAACAAGAGCATCATCTGCCGCAGCATGGTAACAGTTGA
- the LOC100789461 gene encoding uncharacterized protein isoform X4, which produces MSRVAVGGFAKAFPWMEKRGVSADAELQLADFGPDPAQTCTGNEKGDKAFRIPQSRRPNLSSLQIPARSLDIALSTFAKTDGPLVSRSSPGSTRGLPPRPNSAKVRSSMRGLLPQRSFKINTCSQDIERTGLIVPNTPPSDAPLDKPSSSTHLSLNNKVISPSTKVSHSLPVTPFATSAAENGHGRHLGCDSGLSTMEVHQHMMRSFSVPVNGKSTNLRVTDSRGLIRVISAKPHRETVGGKSTDGAFVPEIAIEDATEDIPEEQAVCRICLVELGEGGNTLKMECSCKGDLALAHQECAVKWFSIKGNRTCDVCKQDVQNLPVTLLKIYNPETLARQGSNVSQQSEIVYYRIWQDVPVLILVSMLSYFCFLEQLLVSDLGSHALAISLPFSCVLGLLSSMIASTMVSRSFVWAYACFQFAILILLSHVFYTILNFNAILSILLSSFTGFGIAVSMNSLIMEFIGWRTSRRVQSSIENVNRTQQQHREHVQQQGQEDEGQHHLQRQQEHHLPQHGNS; this is translated from the exons ATGTCACGAGTTGCAGTTGGCGG TTTTGCCAAAGCGTTTCCTTGGATGGAAAAGAGAGGTGTCAGTGCTGATGCTGAGCTCCAACTTGCTGATTTTGGGCCGGATCCTGCCCAG ACATGTACTGGAAATGAAAAGGGTGACAAGGCCTTCCGGATTCCTCAGTCCAGACGACCTAATCTATCCTCACTGCAAATACCAGCACGGTCACTAGATATTGCATTATCTACTTTTGCAAAGACTGATGGTCCTTTGGTTTCACGATCAAGTCCTGGTTCCACAAGAGGACTTCCCCCAAGGCCAAATTCAGCCAAAGTCAGGTCTTCAATGAGAGGTTTACTTCCTCAGAGGAGCTTCAAGATAAATACCTGTTCCCAGGATATTGAAAGGACAGGTCTCATAGTTCCTAACACTCCCCCATCAGATGCTCCTTTGGATAAACCTTCCTCTTCTACTCATCTGTCTCTTAATAATAAGGTTATCTCCCCATCAACAAAAGTTTCACATTCATTACCAGTTACTCCATTTGCAACTTCGGCTGCAGAGAATGGACACGGAAGACATTTAGGATGTGATTCTGGTTTAAGT ACAATGGAAGTTCATCAGCATATGATGCGATCATTTTCAGTCCCAGTTAATGGCAAATCCACTAATTTAAGGGTTACAGATTCTAGGGGCTTGATTCGTGTAATTTCGGCAAAACCACATCGTGAAACTGTTGGTGGAAAGTCAACTGACGGGGCTTTCGTTCCAGAGATTG CCATTGAAGATGCTACTGAGGATATTCCAGAGGAACAAGCAGTCTGTAGGATTTGTTTGGTGGAGCTTGGGGAAGGAGGGAATACACTTAAGATGGAATGCAGTTGTAAAGGTGATCTTGCACTTGCTCACCAAGAATGTGCAGTAAAGTGGTTTAGTATTAAGGGAAACAGGACCTGTGATGTCTGCAAGCAGGATGTCCAAAACCTCCCAGTAACACTGTTGAAAATTTATAATCCTGAAACTCTTGCTAGGCAGGGATCAAATGTGTCACAACAGTCAGAAATAGTTTATTACAG GATCTGGCAGGATGTACCAGTACTTATCTTGGTCAGCATGCTTTCGTACTTTTGTTTTCTAGAGCAACTACTG GTTTCAGATTTGGGATCTCATGCTCTTGCCATTTCATTACCATTCTCCTGTGTTTTAGGTCTCCTTTCATCTATGATTGCATCAACCATGG TGAGCAGGAGTTTCGTATGGGCTTATGCTTGCTTCCAGTTTGCAATTCTCATCCTGTTATCTCATGTATTTTATACTATT CTCAATTTTAATGCAATTCTCTCCATTCTCCTTTCCTCATTCACTGGATTTGGGATTGCAGTCAGTATGAATTCTCTCATTATGGAATTCATTGGATGGAGAACTAGCAGGCGGGTTCAATCCTCCATTGAGAATGTTAACAGGACACAGCAGCAGCATCGTGAGCATGTGCAACAACAGGGACAGGAAGATGAAGGACAACATCACTTACAAAGACAACAAGAGCATCATCTGCCGCAGCATGGTAACAGTTGA
- the LOC100789461 gene encoding uncharacterized protein isoform X3, protein MIPNPCSDRFAKAFPWMEKRGVSADAELQLADFGPDPAQTCTGNEKGDKAFRIPQSRRPNLSSLQIPARSLDIALSTFAKTDGPLVSRSSPGSTRGLPPRPNSAKVRSSMRGLLPQRSFKINTCSQDIERTGLIVPNTPPSDAPLDKPSSSTHLSLNNKVISPSTKVSHSLPVTPFATSAAENGHGRHLGCDSGLSTMEVHQHMMRSFSVPVNGKSTNLRVTDSRGLIRVISAKPHRETVGGKSTDGAFVPEIAIEDATEDIPEEQAVCRICLVELGEGGNTLKMECSCKGDLALAHQECAVKWFSIKGNRTCDVCKQDVQNLPVTLLKIYNPETLARQGSNVSQQSEIVYYRIWQDVPVLILVSMLSYFCFLEQLLVSDLGSHALAISLPFSCVLGLLSSMIASTMVSRSFVWAYACFQFAILILLSHVFYTILNFNAILSILLSSFTGFGIAVSMNSLIMEFIGWRTSRRVQSSIENVNRTQQQHREHVQQQGQEDEGQHHLQRQQEHHLPQHGNS, encoded by the exons ATGATCCCTAACCCTTGTTCGGATCG TTTTGCCAAAGCGTTTCCTTGGATGGAAAAGAGAGGTGTCAGTGCTGATGCTGAGCTCCAACTTGCTGATTTTGGGCCGGATCCTGCCCAG ACATGTACTGGAAATGAAAAGGGTGACAAGGCCTTCCGGATTCCTCAGTCCAGACGACCTAATCTATCCTCACTGCAAATACCAGCACGGTCACTAGATATTGCATTATCTACTTTTGCAAAGACTGATGGTCCTTTGGTTTCACGATCAAGTCCTGGTTCCACAAGAGGACTTCCCCCAAGGCCAAATTCAGCCAAAGTCAGGTCTTCAATGAGAGGTTTACTTCCTCAGAGGAGCTTCAAGATAAATACCTGTTCCCAGGATATTGAAAGGACAGGTCTCATAGTTCCTAACACTCCCCCATCAGATGCTCCTTTGGATAAACCTTCCTCTTCTACTCATCTGTCTCTTAATAATAAGGTTATCTCCCCATCAACAAAAGTTTCACATTCATTACCAGTTACTCCATTTGCAACTTCGGCTGCAGAGAATGGACACGGAAGACATTTAGGATGTGATTCTGGTTTAAGT ACAATGGAAGTTCATCAGCATATGATGCGATCATTTTCAGTCCCAGTTAATGGCAAATCCACTAATTTAAGGGTTACAGATTCTAGGGGCTTGATTCGTGTAATTTCGGCAAAACCACATCGTGAAACTGTTGGTGGAAAGTCAACTGACGGGGCTTTCGTTCCAGAGATTG CCATTGAAGATGCTACTGAGGATATTCCAGAGGAACAAGCAGTCTGTAGGATTTGTTTGGTGGAGCTTGGGGAAGGAGGGAATACACTTAAGATGGAATGCAGTTGTAAAGGTGATCTTGCACTTGCTCACCAAGAATGTGCAGTAAAGTGGTTTAGTATTAAGGGAAACAGGACCTGTGATGTCTGCAAGCAGGATGTCCAAAACCTCCCAGTAACACTGTTGAAAATTTATAATCCTGAAACTCTTGCTAGGCAGGGATCAAATGTGTCACAACAGTCAGAAATAGTTTATTACAG GATCTGGCAGGATGTACCAGTACTTATCTTGGTCAGCATGCTTTCGTACTTTTGTTTTCTAGAGCAACTACTG GTTTCAGATTTGGGATCTCATGCTCTTGCCATTTCATTACCATTCTCCTGTGTTTTAGGTCTCCTTTCATCTATGATTGCATCAACCATGG TGAGCAGGAGTTTCGTATGGGCTTATGCTTGCTTCCAGTTTGCAATTCTCATCCTGTTATCTCATGTATTTTATACTATT CTCAATTTTAATGCAATTCTCTCCATTCTCCTTTCCTCATTCACTGGATTTGGGATTGCAGTCAGTATGAATTCTCTCATTATGGAATTCATTGGATGGAGAACTAGCAGGCGGGTTCAATCCTCCATTGAGAATGTTAACAGGACACAGCAGCAGCATCGTGAGCATGTGCAACAACAGGGACAGGAAGATGAAGGACAACATCACTTACAAAGACAACAAGAGCATCATCTGCCGCAGCATGGTAACAGTTGA
- the LOC100789461 gene encoding uncharacterized protein isoform X5 translates to MIPNPCSDRFAKAFPWMEKRGVSADAELQLADFGPDPAQTCTGNEKGDKAFRIPQSRRPNLSSLQIPARSLDIALSTFAKTDGPLVSRSSPGSTRGLPPRPNSAKVRSSMRGLLPQRSFKINTCSQDIERTGLIVPNTPPSDAPLDKPSSSTHLSLNNKVISPSTKVSHSLPVTPFATSAAENGHGRHLGCDSGLSTMEVHQHMMRSFSVPVNGKSTNLRVTDSRGLIRVISAKPHRETVGGKSTDGAFVPEIAIEDATEDIPEEQAVCRICLVELGEGGNTLKMECSCKGDLALAHQECAVKWFSIKGNRTCDVCKQDVQNLPVTLLKIYNPETLARQGSNVSQQSEIVYYSILMHDRIWQDVPVLILVSMLSYFCFLEQLLVSDLGSHALAISLPFSCVLGLLSSMIASTMVSRSFVWAYACFQFAILILLSHVFYTIVR, encoded by the exons ATGATCCCTAACCCTTGTTCGGATCG TTTTGCCAAAGCGTTTCCTTGGATGGAAAAGAGAGGTGTCAGTGCTGATGCTGAGCTCCAACTTGCTGATTTTGGGCCGGATCCTGCCCAG ACATGTACTGGAAATGAAAAGGGTGACAAGGCCTTCCGGATTCCTCAGTCCAGACGACCTAATCTATCCTCACTGCAAATACCAGCACGGTCACTAGATATTGCATTATCTACTTTTGCAAAGACTGATGGTCCTTTGGTTTCACGATCAAGTCCTGGTTCCACAAGAGGACTTCCCCCAAGGCCAAATTCAGCCAAAGTCAGGTCTTCAATGAGAGGTTTACTTCCTCAGAGGAGCTTCAAGATAAATACCTGTTCCCAGGATATTGAAAGGACAGGTCTCATAGTTCCTAACACTCCCCCATCAGATGCTCCTTTGGATAAACCTTCCTCTTCTACTCATCTGTCTCTTAATAATAAGGTTATCTCCCCATCAACAAAAGTTTCACATTCATTACCAGTTACTCCATTTGCAACTTCGGCTGCAGAGAATGGACACGGAAGACATTTAGGATGTGATTCTGGTTTAAGT ACAATGGAAGTTCATCAGCATATGATGCGATCATTTTCAGTCCCAGTTAATGGCAAATCCACTAATTTAAGGGTTACAGATTCTAGGGGCTTGATTCGTGTAATTTCGGCAAAACCACATCGTGAAACTGTTGGTGGAAAGTCAACTGACGGGGCTTTCGTTCCAGAGATTG CCATTGAAGATGCTACTGAGGATATTCCAGAGGAACAAGCAGTCTGTAGGATTTGTTTGGTGGAGCTTGGGGAAGGAGGGAATACACTTAAGATGGAATGCAGTTGTAAAGGTGATCTTGCACTTGCTCACCAAGAATGTGCAGTAAAGTGGTTTAGTATTAAGGGAAACAGGACCTGTGATGTCTGCAAGCAGGATGTCCAAAACCTCCCAGTAACACTGTTGAAAATTTATAATCCTGAAACTCTTGCTAGGCAGGGATCAAATGTGTCACAACAGTCAGAAATAGTTTATTACAG CATTTTAATGCATGACAGGATCTGGCAGGATGTACCAGTACTTATCTTGGTCAGCATGCTTTCGTACTTTTGTTTTCTAGAGCAACTACTG GTTTCAGATTTGGGATCTCATGCTCTTGCCATTTCATTACCATTCTCCTGTGTTTTAGGTCTCCTTTCATCTATGATTGCATCAACCATGG TGAGCAGGAGTTTCGTATGGGCTTATGCTTGCTTCCAGTTTGCAATTCTCATCCTGTTATCTCATGTATTTTATACTATTGTAAGATGA
- the LOC100789461 gene encoding uncharacterized protein isoform X1, which translates to MIPNPCSDRFAKAFPWMEKRGVSADAELQLADFGPDPAQTCTGNEKGDKAFRIPQSRRPNLSSLQIPARSLDIALSTFAKTDGPLVSRSSPGSTRGLPPRPNSAKVRSSMRGLLPQRSFKINTCSQDIERTGLIVPNTPPSDAPLDKPSSSTHLSLNNKVISPSTKVSHSLPVTPFATSAAENGHGRHLGCDSGLSTMEVHQHMMRSFSVPVNGKSTNLRVTDSRGLIRVISAKPHRETVGGKSTDGAFVPEIAIEDATEDIPEEQAVCRICLVELGEGGNTLKMECSCKGDLALAHQECAVKWFSIKGNRTCDVCKQDVQNLPVTLLKIYNPETLARQGSNVSQQSEIVYYSILMHDRIWQDVPVLILVSMLSYFCFLEQLLVSDLGSHALAISLPFSCVLGLLSSMIASTMVSRSFVWAYACFQFAILILLSHVFYTILNFNAILSILLSSFTGFGIAVSMNSLIMEFIGWRTSRRVQSSIENVNRTQQQHREHVQQQGQEDEGQHHLQRQQEHHLPQHGNS; encoded by the exons ATGATCCCTAACCCTTGTTCGGATCG TTTTGCCAAAGCGTTTCCTTGGATGGAAAAGAGAGGTGTCAGTGCTGATGCTGAGCTCCAACTTGCTGATTTTGGGCCGGATCCTGCCCAG ACATGTACTGGAAATGAAAAGGGTGACAAGGCCTTCCGGATTCCTCAGTCCAGACGACCTAATCTATCCTCACTGCAAATACCAGCACGGTCACTAGATATTGCATTATCTACTTTTGCAAAGACTGATGGTCCTTTGGTTTCACGATCAAGTCCTGGTTCCACAAGAGGACTTCCCCCAAGGCCAAATTCAGCCAAAGTCAGGTCTTCAATGAGAGGTTTACTTCCTCAGAGGAGCTTCAAGATAAATACCTGTTCCCAGGATATTGAAAGGACAGGTCTCATAGTTCCTAACACTCCCCCATCAGATGCTCCTTTGGATAAACCTTCCTCTTCTACTCATCTGTCTCTTAATAATAAGGTTATCTCCCCATCAACAAAAGTTTCACATTCATTACCAGTTACTCCATTTGCAACTTCGGCTGCAGAGAATGGACACGGAAGACATTTAGGATGTGATTCTGGTTTAAGT ACAATGGAAGTTCATCAGCATATGATGCGATCATTTTCAGTCCCAGTTAATGGCAAATCCACTAATTTAAGGGTTACAGATTCTAGGGGCTTGATTCGTGTAATTTCGGCAAAACCACATCGTGAAACTGTTGGTGGAAAGTCAACTGACGGGGCTTTCGTTCCAGAGATTG CCATTGAAGATGCTACTGAGGATATTCCAGAGGAACAAGCAGTCTGTAGGATTTGTTTGGTGGAGCTTGGGGAAGGAGGGAATACACTTAAGATGGAATGCAGTTGTAAAGGTGATCTTGCACTTGCTCACCAAGAATGTGCAGTAAAGTGGTTTAGTATTAAGGGAAACAGGACCTGTGATGTCTGCAAGCAGGATGTCCAAAACCTCCCAGTAACACTGTTGAAAATTTATAATCCTGAAACTCTTGCTAGGCAGGGATCAAATGTGTCACAACAGTCAGAAATAGTTTATTACAG CATTTTAATGCATGACAGGATCTGGCAGGATGTACCAGTACTTATCTTGGTCAGCATGCTTTCGTACTTTTGTTTTCTAGAGCAACTACTG GTTTCAGATTTGGGATCTCATGCTCTTGCCATTTCATTACCATTCTCCTGTGTTTTAGGTCTCCTTTCATCTATGATTGCATCAACCATGG TGAGCAGGAGTTTCGTATGGGCTTATGCTTGCTTCCAGTTTGCAATTCTCATCCTGTTATCTCATGTATTTTATACTATT CTCAATTTTAATGCAATTCTCTCCATTCTCCTTTCCTCATTCACTGGATTTGGGATTGCAGTCAGTATGAATTCTCTCATTATGGAATTCATTGGATGGAGAACTAGCAGGCGGGTTCAATCCTCCATTGAGAATGTTAACAGGACACAGCAGCAGCATCGTGAGCATGTGCAACAACAGGGACAGGAAGATGAAGGACAACATCACTTACAAAGACAACAAGAGCATCATCTGCCGCAGCATGGTAACAGTTGA
- the LOC100789461 gene encoding uncharacterized protein isoform X6, with translation MRGLLPQRSFKINTCSQDIERTGLIVPNTPPSDAPLDKPSSSTHLSLNNKVISPSTKVSHSLPVTPFATSAAENGHGRHLGCDSGLSTMEVHQHMMRSFSVPVNGKSTNLRVTDSRGLIRVISAKPHRETVGGKSTDGAFVPEIAIEDATEDIPEEQAVCRICLVELGEGGNTLKMECSCKGDLALAHQECAVKWFSIKGNRTCDVCKQDVQNLPVTLLKIYNPETLARQGSNVSQQSEIVYYSILMHDRIWQDVPVLILVSMLSYFCFLEQLLVSDLGSHALAISLPFSCVLGLLSSMIASTMVSRSFVWAYACFQFAILILLSHVFYTILNFNAILSILLSSFTGFGIAVSMNSLIMEFIGWRTSRRVQSSIENVNRTQQQHREHVQQQGQEDEGQHHLQRQQEHHLPQHGNS, from the exons ATGAGAGGTTTACTTCCTCAGAGGAGCTTCAAGATAAATACCTGTTCCCAGGATATTGAAAGGACAGGTCTCATAGTTCCTAACACTCCCCCATCAGATGCTCCTTTGGATAAACCTTCCTCTTCTACTCATCTGTCTCTTAATAATAAGGTTATCTCCCCATCAACAAAAGTTTCACATTCATTACCAGTTACTCCATTTGCAACTTCGGCTGCAGAGAATGGACACGGAAGACATTTAGGATGTGATTCTGGTTTAAGT ACAATGGAAGTTCATCAGCATATGATGCGATCATTTTCAGTCCCAGTTAATGGCAAATCCACTAATTTAAGGGTTACAGATTCTAGGGGCTTGATTCGTGTAATTTCGGCAAAACCACATCGTGAAACTGTTGGTGGAAAGTCAACTGACGGGGCTTTCGTTCCAGAGATTG CCATTGAAGATGCTACTGAGGATATTCCAGAGGAACAAGCAGTCTGTAGGATTTGTTTGGTGGAGCTTGGGGAAGGAGGGAATACACTTAAGATGGAATGCAGTTGTAAAGGTGATCTTGCACTTGCTCACCAAGAATGTGCAGTAAAGTGGTTTAGTATTAAGGGAAACAGGACCTGTGATGTCTGCAAGCAGGATGTCCAAAACCTCCCAGTAACACTGTTGAAAATTTATAATCCTGAAACTCTTGCTAGGCAGGGATCAAATGTGTCACAACAGTCAGAAATAGTTTATTACAG CATTTTAATGCATGACAGGATCTGGCAGGATGTACCAGTACTTATCTTGGTCAGCATGCTTTCGTACTTTTGTTTTCTAGAGCAACTACTG GTTTCAGATTTGGGATCTCATGCTCTTGCCATTTCATTACCATTCTCCTGTGTTTTAGGTCTCCTTTCATCTATGATTGCATCAACCATGG TGAGCAGGAGTTTCGTATGGGCTTATGCTTGCTTCCAGTTTGCAATTCTCATCCTGTTATCTCATGTATTTTATACTATT CTCAATTTTAATGCAATTCTCTCCATTCTCCTTTCCTCATTCACTGGATTTGGGATTGCAGTCAGTATGAATTCTCTCATTATGGAATTCATTGGATGGAGAACTAGCAGGCGGGTTCAATCCTCCATTGAGAATGTTAACAGGACACAGCAGCAGCATCGTGAGCATGTGCAACAACAGGGACAGGAAGATGAAGGACAACATCACTTACAAAGACAACAAGAGCATCATCTGCCGCAGCATGGTAACAGTTGA